A section of the Oryzias melastigma strain HK-1 linkage group LG2, ASM292280v2, whole genome shotgun sequence genome encodes:
- the LOC112156839 gene encoding uncharacterized protein C1orf115 isoform X2 has product MGAEEQEEDVTAPSSGREKQQKSAKEVYFSILPDKYEPLIEEETEEERRRRKEEKKKKRKKKYKTYRKNAGKALRFSWRCLLAGLQSMASILHAALHCSHGGDGDQPIQQQ; this is encoded by the exons ATGGGagcggaggagcaggaggaggatgtTACAGCTCCTTCTTCGGGGAgggagaagcagcagaaaagtGCTAAAGAAgtctatttcagcatcttgcCGGATAAATATGAGCCTCTGATCGAGGAGGAGacggaggaggagaggaggaggaggaaggaggagaaaaagaagaagaggaaaaagaaatatAAGACGTATCGGAAG AATGCTGGAAAAGCTTTGCGCTTCAGCTGGCGCTGCCTGTTGGCCGGCCTACAGAGCATGGCGTCTATACTCCACGCCGCTCTCCACTGTAGCCACGGTGGTGACGGAGATCAACCAATCCAGCAGCAGTAG